CTGGACTCCTTCAAGCAAAACGCGACCAATGTCATTCAGGGCGACACCGACCGGTCCGCCATTCTCACCAAGGTTCGCGGCATGTTCAAGGAACTGATTATCGAGTTCAAGGATGAAGCCCGGGAACTCAATGCCAAGGCGGAACATTTCGAACGCACTGCCAATTTTGACCCTCTGTTGACCCAACTCTACAACCGTCGCGCCATGGAAGCGTTTCTGGCCGGGGCCATCAAGGAATGTACCACAGACGCACGTCCCCTCAGCCTGATGATGATAGACGTGGATCACTTCAAACGCGTCAACGATACCTATGGCCATCAGGCAGGGGATGACGTTCTCCGCGCACTGGCCCGTATCCTGACAGCCCACGCCATGCAATATGACGGCTTCGCCGCCAGATACGGCGGAGAAGAGCTGGTCATCATCATGAAGGACATGGACAAAAGCAGGGCGACCATCAAGGCCGAAGCGGTCCGGGCCGATGTCGCAAACTACGACTTCCGAGTCAGAACCAACGGCACGTACTCGGCAGATCCGCTCCAATTCACCGTGTCAATCGGTGTGGCCGAACTGCATTCCGGATGGAAAACAAGCGAACTTATCTGCGCTGCGGACACGGCCCTCTATGAAGCAAAAGATGCCGGACGGAATGTGGTCCGAGTCGCGCCTTCAAAATAATAAACTTATCGACAATCGACGATTTATTTTAAATATTGACGGATGGTTACAAGTGCGTATCTGCTTTTTCGTTTTCTGGCTCACGCTATTGCTTCCTTTGACATCTCCTGGGGCCGAACCGCTGCGAGTGAGCGTTCTCTTCTCGGAATCCGCTGCCACGCACCGAACCAGGGGGCTTGAAGCGGGACTCACCAAAGAGCTGGGAACGCAGACCGTCATTCACCGGGTTTTTCTTGGGCAAGAAGACATGGACGAAGACCGTTTTGACACGATCTTCCTTGAATCGGAAACCCTCCGACAAGTGACTGATGCAGTCGTGACAGACGGGCATCTCGCCTTCGCCTTTGCCCAGAAATACGGGCAGGAGCTCTTCCCGGACACACCGGTGCTGGCCTGTTCGATTCCCCGCCCCGCGCCAACGATTTTGCGATGGTATGAAAACGTGCTCTGGTTGCCGGAAGAATCATCCATCCAACAGGCTGTGGACCTCGTCTTTACCTTGTGTCCTCAAACACAGACCGTGGTCGGGATCACCGACACGTCCGATGACGGACACAAGCGAATGAAGGCGGTGGCACGGGCCATGCGTCCCTATCAGAAAAGGGCGATCCTCATTTTTCCGGGCCATGAGCCTGGCGACGATGCAGGGTTGAATT
This Pseudodesulfovibrio sp. JC047 DNA region includes the following protein-coding sequences:
- a CDS encoding GGDEF domain-containing protein, which codes for MTDDTVIQKTFCSAETKRVADVLKEAGIGDDPDWLAIILFIRNLLGKLSIYSDEKKAEIQREVCAEILKNDFSQEHYAVLIAMLDMFIMQNIGTQELEAALTKEKRSATLLIQEMNTIINSMQGAHTRHNHRLDSFKQNATNVIQGDTDRSAILTKVRGMFKELIIEFKDEARELNAKAEHFERTANFDPLLTQLYNRRAMEAFLAGAIKECTTDARPLSLMMIDVDHFKRVNDTYGHQAGDDVLRALARILTAHAMQYDGFAARYGGEELVIIMKDMDKSRATIKAEAVRADVANYDFRVRTNGTYSADPLQFTVSIGVAELHSGWKTSELICAADTALYEAKDAGRNVVRVAPSK